CGGGCCGGGAGGTATGGCCGGAGGTAACATGTCTCTTGAATCATTTGGGTTCTGTAGAGACTGAAATTTTTATTGCCAGTTTATTGAAAGACCCGTTTGACTATACAACTTGGCAACGTGAGCATTTTGCAGATGTTTCTCTGGAAGATTTCAATAGACAAGCGATACAATGTGACAAAGGACATCCTTTTTCTCCGCAAGTATAGAACGAGGTTGGCTGGAACCAATGTCATAAATTTTAGCTGCACACAATTTTGCACACGTGACAAAACAATATCTCCCAAAACCCCGATTGTCAAACCGTTTACCATACTTGTTCGAGTCCCCTCCTTTTCTTTGATGGGATAGACGCGGCTTCATTTGGGGTCATTGAAGGCGCGTTGTCCGTTTTTTGTTTGCTCGCTCTATTGAAGATTCCTTGGTTAAGGATGCTTTCTTGCAGGAGATAGCTTCTAGCTTTACTAATTAGAATATAAGGTGTAATATGATGTTATGGATAAGATATATAGTTCGAGGTAAGCGGCAGAATTTCTTGGCGTCAAAGTAAAAACTCTACAGAAGTGAGATAGGAAAGTGAGACAGGGAGGATCAATTAAAACCCACTTCACGAAGTAAAATAAATCGGAGGATTTATATCGAGAACCAATTAAGAGATTTTCTGTGTTTGAAGTCGGAAGATTCTCGTGTCAGAGTCGTTGCGTATTGTCGGGTTTCCAGCCGAGCTCAGAAGCCCGACTTAAGAAATCAGTAAACAGTTACTGAATAATATTGCGGCGAATTGGGGCTACGAGATGTCGAGTTTATTTGCGAAGTTGGTAGTGATCTAATCGGTTTCGAGTGGTTTGAGCGCTTTATTAAAGATCATTTTTGTGAGCTAAAAATTTGGGACAGCAAGGAATTGAGTCCAGAGTAAGAAATGATCCAGGATTTAATGACGATAGTTCATTGTTTTAGCTCAAGGTTATATGGGTTACGAAACTACAAAAAATCCTTAAAGGAGGCGCTGGAACATGATTATAGCTTACAAGACAGAAATAGATCCAGTGTCTGAGCAGATTGAGAAGATATCTCGAACTATCGGCGTTTGTCGTTTCGTGTATAACCTATTTATAGCCACGAACCAGCAAAACTACAAAGGGGGTAAAAAGTATTTTAACGTTTATGCTTTTTCTAAGTGGCTGAACAATGATTATCGCGAGCTTCATTTTGAAAACTCATGGATTCGAGAAGTGTCCTCAAAAGCTGTAAAGCAGACTATTATCAATGCTGACTTAGCTTGCAAACGGTTTTTCAAGATGAAGAAAGGATTTCCAAAATTTAAGAGGAAACATGATAGCGACACCGGCTTTTACGTTCCTCGTAACAACGTGCCTCGTAACAATGAAAAGGACACGGAAGCGCGGCAGCATCGAATCAAGATACCCACCCTAGGCTGGGTAAAGCTGAAAGAGTATGGGTATATACCTGTTGGGCTATCCGATGGAATAGGTGTTGATTTAGGTATTAAAGAAACAGCTACCGTTTCTAACCATCAGGTTTTTAGCAATATCAACAAAACATCCAGAGTTAAGAAATTAAAACGCAGGCTTAAACGAGAACAATGTAAATTTTTTCGAAAAATTAATTATAGAAAGAAGGTGAAACCTGCTACTGTAAAATTTACGAACCTAGATGAACAGCGTATCAAAGTCCAGAAAGCCTACTACAGACTTGATTGTGTAAGAAAAGACTATATCAACAAAATAGTCTGTGCGCTGGTGATGACCAAGCCAGCCTATATCACAATCGAGGACCTCAATATTCTTGGAATGATGAAAAATAAGCATCTCTCACATCTCTCAAAGGCTATAGCGGAACAGAATTTTTACTGTTTTGAAACCAAGCTGTCTGAGAAATGCAAGAGACACAACATAGAGCTTCGAGCTGCTGACCGATTTTTTCCCTCATCTTTTTTCCTTCATCTTTTTTCCCTCATCTTTTTTCCCTCATCGAAGATGTGCTCGAATTGTGGGGCTATAAAGTGGGGTTTAAAGAAGGACTTGAAACAAGGATTTGAAACAAGGCTTTGAAGCTCGGCGACCGTGTCTATATCTGCCAAGAATACGGGTTAAAAATAGACCGCTATATGAATGCGGTTATGAACCTAAAACATTGTAAACACTATAAAGTAGTGAATGCTATGTACTGTGGGCTACACGGGAATTTAAGCCTTTGGACTTCCGAACAAACTTGAATAGCTTTGGCGAAAGAGGGAAGGATGAAGAAGGATGAAGAAGGAAAAATCTGGACTATTACACTTTTGTGTAGGTTTTCAGTAGCAGAGAAACCGAGATGTTCGATATCGCAATTGTAGGTGGAGGCCCTGGCGGTTACGTGGCCGCTATCAGGGCAGCGCAAATGGGCGCTTCATGCGTCTTGTTCGAAGCGGACGAAGTTGGGGGTGTGTGCCTGAATCGAGGTTGCATTCCGACGAAAACTTTTATCAGGAGCGCTCAGGTGCTGAATATGATAAAGCGTTCCAGGATCTATGGAATTGATATCGCCGAAGTCAAGCTTGACTATCCGCGAGTACTCGAAAGAAAACAAAACGTTGTGAAGCAGCTCACCCGAGGAGTCGCGGGGCTGCTGAAAAAGAACGGTGTCACGCTTGTCAGGCAGCGCGCGGAAATAGTATCGTCCAGCGAGATAAAAACCGAGAGTGAGACCCATCAGGTGAAGAATATCATCCTTGCCACTGGTTCAAAACCCGCCGTGCCACCTATTCCGGGAATAGAACATGCCGTGGACAGCGATTACGTATTGAGTATGAAATCTCTGCCCCAATCAGTCGCGATTATCGGAGGCGGCGTTATAGGCGTGGAGTTTGCTACTTATTTGGCGTCGTTCGGCGTAAAAGTGACCATTGTGGAGATGCTACCCGATATCATCGCCGCCGCGGACGGAGACGTTGTTTCAGTGACCGCCAAGATGCTCAAATCTCTGGGGGTGGTGGTCTGGACCAAGGCGAAGGTCGTTTCGATCGATGCCGGTGGCCTGACGTTCCAGAACAGCGAAGGCGCCGAGCAAAGACTGGACGCGGAAATGGTTCTCTGCGCTTCCGGGAGATCGCCGAACACGGACAGAGACGCATTGGACAAACTGGGCATCCAGCATGTGAAAG
This genomic interval from Synergistaceae bacterium contains the following:
- the lpdA gene encoding dihydrolipoyl dehydrogenase, which gives rise to MFDIAIVGGGPGGYVAAIRAAQMGASCVLFEADEVGGVCLNRGCIPTKTFIRSAQVLNMIKRSRIYGIDIAEVKLDYPRVLERKQNVVKQLTRGVAGLLKKNGVTLVRQRAEIVSSSEIKTESETHQVKNIILATGSKPAVPPIPGIEHAVDSDYVLSMKSLPQSVAIIGGGVIGVEFATYLASFGVKVTIVEMLPDIIAAADGDVVSVTAKMLKSLGVVVWTKAKVVSIDAGGLTFQNSEGAEQRLDAEMVLCASGRSPNTDRDALDKLGIQHVKGAIETDDHMRTNVENIYAIGDVNGKWMLAHTASAEGIVAVENILGKNSTMRYDLIPQCIYTMPEIAWVGLTEKQAKEKSIAYKKGVFPMMANGKSLIEGETAGMVKLLASESGELIGGHIVCTHATDMIAEIVLAIQMKGAAHDVARTIHAHPTVSETVMEAAEALMGKAIHI
- a CDS encoding transposase; translation: MIIAYKTEIDPVSEQIEKISRTIGVCRFVYNLFIATNQQNYKGGKKYFNVYAFSKWLNNDYRELHFENSWIREVSSKAVKQTIINADLACKRFFKMKKGFPKFKRKHDSDTGFYVPRNNVPRNNEKDTEARQHRIKIPTLGWVKLKEYGYIPVGLSDGIGVDLGIKETATVSNHQVFSNINKTSRVKKLKRRLKREQCKFFRKINYRKKVKPATVKFTNLDEQRIKVQKAYYRLDCVRKDYINKIVCALVMTKPAYITIEDLNILGMMKNKHLSHLSKAIAEQNFYCFETKLSEKCKRHNIELRAADRFFPSSFFLHLFSLIFFPSSKMCSNCGAIKWGLKKDLKQGFETRL